The Synergistota bacterium genome has a window encoding:
- the cas10 gene encoding type III-A CRISPR-associated protein Cas10/Csm1: protein MKLDLFYFSALLHDIGKFVERGKRYKDIKDNYASLNTGWAHPKYSAWWLKNVRGEIPFFRNLGFSEDEWRELENLVLWHHKPKTFWQKVLQVSDWLSSGERRPEEEGASRGRYTEEPLLSIFSEIYSSEVEEKCYYPLAKLSLDEEVIFPRNKDEISVDYAKLEEEFEKELGKIESEADLLWLLGDFLWAVPAQVEKAKPDISLYDHLRTTSAIAVCYWHEIQREGESSWEKKLEEIKTYLTGESSEEDIMEEKDFLLVGGDLSGIQSFIFDIPSKGAAKSLKGRSLFLWLLMEVVARYIVKELNLKETNILYIGGGLFWILAPFSAESKLCNIRKKVSRIILEALKGQIYIALEWEPLTYKHFKEDFYSAVEGLFKRLSDKKAERFKEVLEDEDGYELLFGRPLGLVPYEEHCVVCGESEKEKLLPYEESGSICSMCESFIDLSKKGKDKAFISLKEGTFTVDSAINCISLFKSLGFNIAFYEDRPKGEKTYLYYPSLKKP from the coding sequence ATGAAGCTTGATCTTTTCTATTTTTCTGCTCTTCTTCATGATATCGGTAAGTTTGTGGAGAGGGGGAAAAGATATAAAGACATAAAAGATAATTATGCTTCTCTAAATACTGGATGGGCTCATCCAAAGTATTCTGCCTGGTGGTTAAAAAATGTGCGTGGTGAAATTCCTTTCTTTAGGAATCTTGGCTTTTCTGAGGATGAATGGAGAGAGCTTGAAAACCTTGTTCTGTGGCATCATAAGCCTAAAACTTTCTGGCAGAAAGTTCTTCAGGTGTCTGACTGGCTTTCTTCAGGAGAAAGAAGGCCTGAGGAGGAAGGAGCTTCGCGCGGAAGATATACCGAGGAGCCTTTGCTTAGCATCTTTTCAGAGATATATTCCTCAGAAGTCGAAGAAAAGTGTTATTATCCTTTAGCTAAACTTTCCCTTGATGAAGAAGTGATCTTTCCCAGAAATAAAGATGAAATTAGCGTTGATTACGCTAAGCTTGAGGAAGAGTTTGAAAAGGAGCTTGGAAAAATAGAAAGTGAGGCAGATCTATTATGGCTTCTTGGGGATTTTCTCTGGGCAGTTCCAGCTCAGGTAGAGAAGGCGAAACCTGACATATCGCTTTATGATCACTTAAGAACCACATCTGCCATAGCGGTCTGCTACTGGCATGAGATTCAGAGAGAAGGGGAATCTTCGTGGGAGAAGAAGCTGGAGGAGATAAAGACTTATCTTACCGGTGAGAGTTCAGAGGAAGATATCATGGAGGAAAAAGATTTCCTCCTCGTTGGAGGAGATCTCTCGGGAATACAGAGCTTTATATTTGATATTCCTTCCAAAGGAGCGGCTAAGAGCTTGAAAGGTCGCTCCCTTTTTCTTTGGCTTTTAATGGAGGTAGTTGCAAGATACATAGTAAAAGAGCTTAACCTGAAGGAAACTAATATCCTTTATATCGGTGGGGGATTATTCTGGATCTTAGCTCCGTTTTCTGCCGAAAGCAAACTCTGCAATATACGCAAGAAGGTATCAAGAATCATTCTTGAAGCTTTAAAAGGGCAGATATATATAGCTTTGGAGTGGGAACCTCTTACATACAAGCACTTTAAAGAAGATTTCTACAGTGCAGTTGAAGGGCTTTTCAAGAGACTATCCGATAAGAAAGCGGAAAGATTTAAGGAAGTTCTGGAGGACGAAGATGGCTATGAGCTTCTTTTCGGGAGACCTTTGGGACTTGTGCCGTATGAGGAGCACTGTGTTGTATGTGGAGAGAGTGAGAAAGAGAAGCTCCTTCCTTATGAGGAGAGCGGCTCTATATGTTCTATGTGTGAGTCGTTTATTGATCTCTCAAAGAAAGGAAAGGATAAAGCGTTTATTAGCTTGAAAGAGGGGACTTTTACAGTAGATAGCGCTATAAATTGCAT